The following are from one region of the Actinomycetota bacterium genome:
- a CDS encoding RNA polymerase sigma factor encodes MIDRAKRGDVDAYAELIRRYQRDARRVAAAIGGAGVADDAAQEAFVRAYGFLHRFRAGAPFRPWLLTIVANVARNQRRSAGRWSRASRATCELGVAPGLAPSAEDVALTGEGNGALRAAVDALPVRYRDVVACRYLLDLTEDETARVLGIARGTVKSRLSRALDRLERHVEREVPRA; translated from the coding sequence CTGATCGATCGGGCGAAGCGGGGAGACGTCGACGCCTACGCCGAGCTGATACGGCGCTACCAACGCGATGCCCGGCGCGTCGCCGCCGCGATCGGTGGCGCCGGCGTGGCCGACGACGCGGCCCAGGAGGCGTTCGTGCGCGCGTACGGCTTCCTGCATCGCTTTCGGGCGGGCGCACCCTTCCGCCCCTGGCTCCTCACCATCGTGGCCAATGTCGCGCGCAACCAGCGCAGGTCGGCCGGTCGCTGGTCGCGAGCGAGCCGGGCGACGTGCGAGCTCGGCGTCGCTCCAGGGCTCGCACCTTCGGCGGAGGACGTCGCGCTGACCGGCGAGGGCAACGGCGCGTTGCGCGCGGCGGTCGACGCGCTCCCCGTTCGCTACCGCGACGTGGTGGCGTGCCGTTACCTCCTCGATCTCACCGAGGACGAGACGGCCCGCGTCCTCGGCATCGCGCGTGGCACCGTGAAATCGCGCCTCTCCCGGGCCCTCGACCGGCTGGAGCGACACGTCGAGAGGGAGGTGCCTCGTGCCTGA
- a CDS encoding PAS domain S-box protein encodes MPRRSSPSSRATRSSMRAVPSGSRFAVPTRPSRSRSTISVLRCRRDATSRRTRSADEGSRSWPGSRRAGGPSSYPTARLSGQSLRGPTSRDAGPGSDDDRRRSLATNGGAAGQSGLTPPRGSPMTSGIDPLALAAFRRTEWVLDALPRAIVVTDVDGVIVGWNRVSEALYGWAADEVIGARISDVVELATQPEPRSEVLRAVVGGQTWTGDFSVLRRDGTPFRVFAVVTPLRSEDGTIVGTVSAADDVTDQRLAEQQAADLSQHLQLALDAGDLGTWRWDIATGAVTWDERLERLFGLEPGTFDGSFDTYLSLLHPEDRDDVLRVVRRAVESKSSYQVDHRVVWPDGSVHWLQGRGSVTLDGAGLVTGTIGCTGDITATKAAEAEARRLATEARESAERELRQRERLEFLAGLTDASTGATDHREFMRSVTAAAVPRLGDWCSLHFLPDAGAEVELEVAHSDPAKVEWAKELSERYPFDPTGEAGVPAVIRTGRVEYVPDVDQRVIDQALERSTIDRGEAQKIIDALRLTSVITVPLTTKRGVIGAMQFVSAESGRHYDLQDVALARAAAGRIAEALENIWITDEHRFISATLQAALLPPSVPSVPGVDVAVRYWPAGEAALVGGDFYDLFALTDNRWAIVIGDVCGTGANAAAVTGIVRHTVRAAARHSQGHAAVLDWINEAILHSGRDLFCTTCYATLEPVADGRHRLISSSGGHPLPVVVRAGGEAATLGEPGTLLGAFDDHSTTTAETVIGPNDVVVFYTDGIADLPPPHGLDLEDVIALITDAAASGTASDIAEAIYSSVIDRLPQTRRQDDIALVVLRIDEPTGERRDRV; translated from the coding sequence ATGCCACGGCGGTCGTCTCCGAGCTCGCGAGCAACGCGCTCCTCCATGCGAGCTGTCCCTTCCGGGTCTCGGTTCGCCGTTCCGACGCGGCCGTCAAGATCGAGGTCCACGATCTCAGTCCTGCGCTGCCGACGCGACGCGACGTCGCGCCGGACGCGCTCGGCGGACGAGGGGTCGCGCTCGTGGCCGGGCTCTCGACGAGCTGGGGGACCGAGCTCGTACCCGACGGCAAGATTGTCTGGGCAGAGCTTGCGCGGTCCCACTAGTCGGGATGCCGGGCCAGGCAGCGACGACGATCGCCGCCGTTCGTTGGCTACGAACGGCGGTGCCGCCGGGCAGTCGGGCCTGACCCCGCCACGAGGCTCTCCGATGACGTCGGGAATCGACCCGCTGGCGCTGGCGGCCTTCAGGCGAACCGAGTGGGTGCTCGACGCCCTTCCCCGCGCGATCGTCGTCACCGACGTCGACGGAGTGATCGTCGGTTGGAACCGCGTCTCGGAGGCGCTCTACGGCTGGGCGGCAGACGAGGTGATCGGCGCCCGGATCTCTGACGTCGTCGAGCTCGCCACCCAGCCTGAGCCCCGAAGCGAGGTGCTCCGCGCGGTCGTCGGTGGCCAGACGTGGACGGGCGACTTCAGCGTGCTGCGCCGTGATGGAACGCCGTTTCGGGTGTTCGCCGTCGTGACCCCTCTGCGGAGTGAGGACGGGACGATCGTGGGGACCGTCTCGGCCGCGGACGACGTGACCGACCAGCGGCTGGCCGAGCAGCAGGCGGCTGATCTGTCCCAGCACCTCCAGCTGGCGCTCGATGCCGGTGATCTGGGGACGTGGCGATGGGACATCGCAACGGGCGCGGTCACGTGGGACGAGCGGTTGGAGCGACTGTTCGGACTGGAGCCGGGCACGTTCGACGGCAGCTTCGACACCTATCTGTCGCTGTTGCACCCGGAGGATCGCGACGACGTGCTGCGAGTGGTCAGGAGGGCGGTCGAGTCCAAGTCGAGCTACCAGGTCGACCATCGCGTCGTCTGGCCGGACGGGTCCGTGCACTGGCTCCAGGGTCGGGGCAGCGTCACGCTCGACGGCGCCGGGCTGGTGACCGGCACGATCGGATGCACGGGCGACATCACCGCCACGAAGGCGGCGGAGGCCGAGGCCCGGCGACTGGCCACCGAAGCCCGCGAATCGGCGGAGCGTGAGCTTCGACAGCGAGAACGTCTCGAGTTCCTGGCCGGGCTCACCGATGCGTCGACCGGCGCGACGGATCACCGCGAGTTCATGCGGTCGGTGACCGCGGCGGCCGTCCCGCGGCTCGGCGACTGGTGCTCATTGCACTTCCTGCCCGATGCCGGTGCTGAAGTCGAGCTCGAGGTCGCGCATTCAGATCCCGCCAAGGTCGAGTGGGCCAAAGAGCTCTCCGAGCGATATCCCTTCGATCCGACGGGGGAGGCGGGCGTCCCCGCCGTCATCCGAACGGGAAGGGTCGAGTACGTTCCCGACGTCGACCAACGCGTGATCGATCAGGCGCTCGAGCGGTCGACGATCGACCGCGGCGAAGCGCAGAAGATCATCGACGCGCTTCGTCTGACGAGCGTGATCACGGTCCCGCTGACGACCAAGCGAGGTGTCATCGGCGCGATGCAGTTCGTGAGTGCCGAGTCGGGTCGCCATTACGACTTGCAGGACGTCGCGCTGGCACGGGCTGCGGCCGGTCGCATCGCGGAAGCCCTCGAGAACATCTGGATCACTGATGAGCACCGCTTCATCTCGGCCACGCTGCAAGCTGCGCTCCTCCCACCCAGCGTGCCGTCGGTCCCGGGGGTCGATGTCGCCGTGCGGTACTGGCCCGCGGGCGAAGCCGCCTTGGTCGGGGGTGACTTCTACGATCTGTTCGCGCTGACCGACAATCGGTGGGCGATCGTGATCGGCGATGTCTGTGGTACCGGCGCCAACGCCGCCGCCGTGACCGGCATCGTGCGTCACACCGTTCGCGCCGCGGCACGCCACAGCCAGGGTCACGCGGCCGTGCTCGATTGGATCAACGAGGCGATCCTGCACTCGGGCCGTGACCTTTTCTGCACGACCTGCTACGCCACCCTCGAGCCCGTCGCGGACGGTCGACACCGACTGATCAGCAGCTCGGGAGGTCATCCGCTGCCCGTCGTCGTCCGGGCAGGGGGCGAGGCCGCGACGCTCGGCGAACCAGGGACCCTCCTGGGCGCGTTCGACGACCATTCGACCACGACCGCAGAGACCGTCATCGGCCCGAATGACGTCGTCGTGTTCTACACCGACGGCATCGCGGACCTGCCGCCACCGCACGGACTCGACCTCGAGGACGTCATCGCCCTGATCACCGATGCTGCAGCATCGGGTACGGCGAGCGACATCGCCGAGGCCATCTACAGCTCGGTCATCGATCGGCTTCCCCAGACGCGTCGCCAAGACGACATCGCGCTGGTCGTTCTGCGCATCGACGAGCCGACTGGGGAGCGCCGTGACCGCGTATGA
- a CDS encoding VOC family protein, giving the protein MSVQLNHTIVWCRDQETSATFLAEILGLPRPTRFGPFLVVEASNGVSLDYHETDAEIASQHYAFLIGDDDFDAVFGRICERRLDYWADPGRTRHGEINRNDGGRGLYFGDPDGHLLEVITRPYGSGGSGAG; this is encoded by the coding sequence ATGAGCGTGCAGCTCAACCACACCATCGTGTGGTGCCGCGACCAGGAGACCTCGGCGACGTTCCTCGCGGAGATCCTCGGTCTGCCGAGACCCACCCGGTTCGGGCCCTTCCTCGTGGTCGAGGCCAGCAACGGCGTCTCGCTCGATTACCACGAGACCGACGCGGAGATCGCTTCTCAGCACTACGCGTTCCTCATCGGCGACGACGACTTCGATGCGGTCTTCGGCCGCATCTGTGAGCGGCGGCTGGACTACTGGGCCGACCCCGGCCGGACGCGGCACGGCGAGATCAACCGCAACGACGGGGGTCGCGGGCTCTACTTCGGCGACCCCGACGGTCATCTCCTCGAAGTGATCACCCGACCGTACGGCAGCGGCGGTTCGGGAGCCGGTTGA
- a CDS encoding DUF427 domain-containing protein, with the protein MAQGHKITITPTRLHVEVTVDGEKLAASDRPVLLDETGLPTRYYLPREDVRTELLRATSHESTCPFKGQASYWSVEVGGAVHDDLVWSYESPIPEAEGITGLMCFYNERVELTVDGKDWTTA; encoded by the coding sequence ATGGCACAGGGGCACAAGATCACGATCACGCCGACCCGGCTCCACGTCGAGGTCACCGTCGACGGAGAGAAGTTGGCGGCGTCCGACCGTCCCGTCCTGCTCGACGAGACGGGGTTGCCCACCCGCTACTACCTGCCGCGTGAAGACGTGCGGACCGAGCTGCTCCGCGCCACGAGCCACGAGTCGACCTGCCCGTTCAAGGGCCAGGCGTCGTACTGGTCGGTCGAGGTCGGTGGCGCGGTTCACGACGATCTCGTATGGAGCTACGAGAGCCCGATCCCGGAGGCGGAGGGGATCACGGGCCTCATGTGCTTCTACAACGAGCGCGTCGAGCTCACCGTCGACGGGAAGGATTGGACAACCGCATGA
- a CDS encoding ATP-dependent DNA ligase, with product MLLAELADTSRAVAATAARSTKIALLADLLTRLEPDEVVPAVALLAGAARQGRIGVGWATVRDVDVVPATAPVLTVGDLDAALEELTVLTGQGSAGARRARLSALLAAATETEAELIRRLLLGELRQGALAGVMADAIARAASLPAAAVRRAAMLTGDLAAVAAVAFAEGEAGLGAIGLRVLRPVLPMLASTAADVGEAIEGCGMSSVEWKLDGARVQVHRADAEVRIFTRNLNDITDRLPGVAAIVRSMPANSLILDAEVIGVRLDERPELFQSTMSRFSRQAAESPVDGQPDVEQPVVEEPVVEPVVDTELRAWFFDCLHLDGRDLIDETLVERLAALERVVGRWRIPGTVTDDPVVGAAVLDEALAAGHEGVMVKAVGSRYEAGRRGKSWRKVKPVRTFDLVVLAAEWGHGRRRGWLSNLHLGARDPRGEGFVMVGKTFKGLTDALLTWQTERLRELAVEERGITVFVRPELVVEIALDGVQVSPRYAGGVALRFARVRRYRPDKEPSEADTIDDVRALLPAPGEAAGTSGPDPV from the coding sequence GTGCTGCTGGCCGAGCTCGCCGACACGTCACGCGCGGTCGCCGCGACCGCGGCGCGCTCGACGAAGATCGCTCTGCTAGCCGACCTGCTCACCCGGCTCGAGCCCGACGAGGTGGTCCCGGCGGTCGCGCTGCTCGCAGGCGCGGCGCGCCAGGGCCGCATCGGTGTGGGCTGGGCGACCGTCCGCGACGTCGACGTGGTGCCCGCGACGGCTCCGGTCCTCACCGTCGGAGACCTCGACGCCGCGCTCGAGGAGCTCACCGTGCTCACCGGCCAGGGATCGGCGGGCGCCCGCCGCGCCCGCTTGAGCGCGCTGCTGGCCGCGGCCACCGAGACCGAAGCCGAGCTGATCCGGCGGCTGCTCCTCGGCGAGCTCCGGCAGGGCGCGCTCGCGGGCGTCATGGCCGATGCGATCGCGCGGGCCGCGTCCCTCCCGGCGGCGGCGGTGCGGCGAGCCGCCATGCTCACCGGCGACCTCGCCGCCGTCGCCGCGGTCGCCTTCGCCGAGGGAGAGGCGGGGCTGGGGGCGATCGGCCTCCGCGTGCTCCGGCCCGTGCTGCCGATGCTGGCATCGACCGCAGCCGACGTCGGCGAGGCCATCGAGGGGTGCGGGATGTCGTCGGTCGAGTGGAAGCTCGACGGTGCCCGTGTGCAGGTCCACCGCGCCGACGCCGAGGTGCGCATCTTCACGCGCAACCTCAACGACATCACCGACCGGCTCCCGGGGGTGGCGGCGATCGTCCGGTCGATGCCGGCCAACTCGCTCATCCTCGACGCCGAGGTGATCGGCGTGCGACTCGACGAACGGCCGGAGCTGTTCCAGTCGACGATGAGCCGGTTCAGTCGCCAGGCCGCCGAGTCGCCGGTCGACGGACAGCCGGACGTCGAACAGCCCGTCGTCGAAGAGCCCGTCGTCGAGCCCGTGGTGGACACCGAGCTGCGGGCGTGGTTCTTCGACTGCCTCCATCTCGATGGTCGGGACCTGATCGACGAGACTCTCGTCGAACGCCTCGCCGCGCTCGAGCGAGTGGTGGGTCGGTGGCGCATACCCGGCACGGTCACCGACGATCCGGTGGTGGGCGCGGCGGTGCTCGACGAGGCGCTGGCCGCCGGGCACGAAGGCGTGATGGTGAAGGCGGTCGGCTCCCGCTACGAGGCGGGACGCCGCGGCAAGTCGTGGCGCAAGGTCAAGCCCGTCCGCACCTTCGACCTCGTGGTGCTCGCGGCCGAGTGGGGGCACGGGCGGCGGCGGGGTTGGCTGTCGAACCTGCACCTCGGCGCCCGGGACCCTCGCGGCGAGGGCTTCGTCATGGTGGGCAAGACGTTCAAGGGCTTGACCGACGCGCTCCTCACGTGGCAGACGGAGCGACTGCGCGAGCTCGCGGTGGAGGAGCGTGGGATCACGGTGTTCGTGCGTCCGGAGCTCGTCGTCGAGATCGCGCTCGACGGCGTGCAGGTGTCGCCCCGGTACGCAGGCGGCGTGGCGCTCCGGTTCGCACGGGTGCGGCGCTACCGCCCGGACAAGGAACCGAGCGAGGCGGACACGATCGACGACGTTCGCGCGCTCCTCCCGGCCCCGGGCGAGGCGGCGGGAACCTCGGGCCCGGATCCGGTGTAG
- a CDS encoding GHMP kinase, producing MATAPVRVCDIGGWTDTWFARHGHVCSIAVRPGVTVRAAAYPRARRPHAVVVDAVDFRERLVLCPGSEVPERHRLLAAVTDEARIPDDVAVELSVASGVPPGCATGTSAAVAVAVIGALDHLLAIRRTRDEIAQAAHRVEVERLGLQSGVQDQLAAAHGGVNHIEVTDYPDTRVDPIAMGDEHRSELERRILLVYLGRAHRSSAVHDRVVADLAHEGPGSPRLERLRHCAERAVEALARSDWVELGHVMVDSTDAQAALHPSVVSDDARRVIAVARAHGALGWKVNGAGGDGGSLTVLCGPGADARHMLARAIGEIEGASVIPIRLSAQGLRRREGRRRP from the coding sequence GTGGCGACCGCGCCCGTGCGCGTGTGCGACATCGGTGGCTGGACCGACACGTGGTTCGCCCGCCACGGTCACGTCTGCAGCATCGCCGTTCGCCCGGGCGTCACGGTCCGCGCCGCCGCGTATCCACGAGCGAGACGACCGCACGCCGTCGTGGTGGACGCCGTCGACTTCCGCGAGCGGCTCGTGCTGTGCCCGGGGAGCGAGGTGCCCGAGCGCCACCGGCTGCTGGCCGCGGTCACCGACGAGGCGAGGATCCCCGACGACGTCGCGGTCGAGCTCTCGGTTGCGTCGGGTGTCCCGCCCGGTTGCGCAACGGGCACCTCCGCCGCCGTCGCAGTGGCGGTGATCGGCGCGCTCGACCACCTGTTGGCCATCAGGCGGACTCGTGACGAGATCGCGCAGGCCGCGCATCGCGTCGAGGTCGAGCGGCTCGGGCTGCAGAGCGGCGTGCAGGACCAGCTCGCGGCGGCGCACGGCGGGGTCAACCACATCGAGGTGACGGACTACCCCGACACGCGCGTCGACCCGATCGCGATGGGCGACGAGCACCGCTCGGAGCTCGAGCGTCGCATCCTGCTCGTGTACCTCGGGCGCGCCCACCGGTCCTCCGCCGTGCACGACCGTGTGGTCGCCGACCTGGCCCACGAGGGGCCGGGATCACCGCGCCTCGAGCGGCTCCGGCACTGCGCCGAGCGGGCGGTCGAGGCACTCGCCCGGAGCGACTGGGTCGAGCTCGGGCACGTGATGGTCGACAGCACCGACGCTCAGGCCGCCCTCCATCCGTCCGTGGTCTCCGACGATGCCCGCCGGGTCATCGCCGTCGCGCGGGCCCACGGCGCGCTCGGGTGGAAGGTCAACGGCGCAGGCGGCGACGGCGGCTCGCTCACGGTGCTGTGCGGTCCTGGTGCTGACGCGCGGCACATGTTGGCCCGCGCCATCGGGGAGATCGAGGGCGCGTCGGTGATCCCGATTCGACTCAGCGCCCAGGGTCTCCGACGTCGAGAGGGTCGTCGTCGACCGTAA
- a CDS encoding adenylate kinase translates to MLRALLLAPPGAGKGTQGDRLAEAYGVPHLATGDLLRQHVEEGTPVGLEAKRFMDRGELVPDRVVVDLVSRHLAGPEPLPGFVLDGFPRTLPQAKTAYDWGKTHDRTFHAVVSLDVPEDELVRRLLERGRRSGRTDDTEDTIRRRLAVYKENTRPLLDFYRDRGVLHEIDGTGEVEEVTRRIRDALDPLVASG, encoded by the coding sequence GTGTTGCGAGCCCTGCTCCTCGCCCCACCGGGGGCGGGCAAGGGGACCCAGGGCGACCGTCTGGCCGAGGCCTACGGCGTCCCGCACCTCGCGACCGGCGACCTGCTTCGGCAGCACGTCGAGGAGGGCACGCCCGTCGGTCTCGAGGCGAAGCGCTTCATGGACCGCGGTGAGCTGGTGCCCGATCGCGTCGTCGTGGATCTCGTCTCCCGTCACCTCGCCGGGCCCGAGCCCCTGCCGGGTTTCGTTCTCGACGGCTTTCCCCGGACGTTGCCCCAGGCCAAGACCGCGTACGACTGGGGGAAGACACACGACCGGACCTTCCATGCCGTCGTTTCGCTCGACGTGCCAGAGGACGAGCTGGTGCGCCGGCTGCTGGAACGGGGGCGCCGCTCCGGGCGCACCGACGACACAGAGGACACCATCCGCCGTCGCCTAGCGGTGTACAAGGAGAACACCCGGCCGCTGCTCGACTTCTACCGCGATCGAGGCGTGCTGCACGAGATCGACGGCACGGGAGAGGTCGAAGAGGTCACCAGGCGTATCCGCGACGCGCTCGACCCGCTCGTCGCATCCGGCTGA
- a CDS encoding pentapeptide repeat-containing protein: MAKPVGEAPTRPQVPPDLADAPGDPLADGLEWYQVCARGDFSGQVAGTVEVSESLVMGARLVGVEVGRLRMTDTVVDDCDLSGAVVMDAVLTRVEFRNCRMSGLVAAGARLRDVRFVECKLDDANFRMTTSERVEFDRTILRTADFYAAKLPSVRFSSCDLDFAQFSKADLRGARLHGSTLADVLGADSFAGVVVETEQVLPLALRVFAALGITVDDDPLDVGDPGR; encoded by the coding sequence ATGGCGAAGCCGGTCGGTGAGGCGCCGACCCGTCCCCAGGTTCCCCCCGACCTCGCGGACGCGCCCGGCGACCCGCTGGCCGATGGCCTCGAGTGGTACCAGGTCTGCGCGCGGGGAGATTTCAGCGGCCAGGTCGCGGGCACCGTCGAGGTTTCGGAGTCGCTTGTCATGGGGGCCCGACTCGTCGGCGTCGAGGTCGGGCGCCTCCGGATGACGGACACCGTCGTCGACGACTGTGACCTGTCGGGCGCGGTGGTCATGGACGCGGTGCTGACGCGCGTCGAGTTCCGGAACTGTCGCATGTCGGGGCTCGTGGCCGCGGGGGCGCGTTTGCGCGACGTCCGCTTCGTGGAGTGCAAGCTCGACGACGCCAACTTCCGGATGACGACGTCGGAGCGGGTCGAGTTCGACCGCACGATCCTGCGCACGGCCGACTTCTACGCCGCCAAGCTCCCGTCGGTGCGGTTCTCGAGCTGCGACCTCGACTTCGCCCAGTTCTCGAAGGCCGACCTGCGGGGCGCGCGCCTGCACGGCTCGACCCTCGCCGACGTCCTCGGCGCCGACAGCTTTGCCGGCGTGGTCGTGGAGACGGAGCAGGTGCTGCCGCTCGCGTTGCGCGTGTTCGCCGCGCTCGGGATTACGGTCGACGACGACCCTCTCGACGTCGGAGACCCTGGGCGCTGA
- a CDS encoding GMC oxidoreductase: MLQHRVRRATSPRPSTARSSIGFPRRVAKTTSRWSFCASTSRLGSAVTAYDVIVVGAGSAGAVVAAGLSEDPNTSVLLLEAGPDHRTADAPTGLRASNFFNAMMEPGRIWPNLVATRVAGQPAAVYVRGRGAGGSSSINAMGAIRGTVDDYERWAHELGCPGWGWPEMLAAFLRVEDDLDYGGDGLHGKGGPIPLSRLPFDELPPLDRALRTALGDRGYPVCDDYHAVDATGVSRAALTLRDGRRVSTNDAYLEPARARANLEVRGDVLVDRVLLDGRHATGVRTATGEEIAGRDVIVSAGAIHSPAILLRSGVGLDDGLPVGANLKDHAATAGFEIALTPAGRMRSANAPVFSSMLRYTSGLAEAGPNDMQMIWFDAVGPTEEGLAGGRLTGAVMRVFSRGDVRLRSADPRTDPIVEFHMLSDARDRTRLRDCVRRMVDIVRHPAVASISDGVLALTTPVDDLDSDDAIDDWLAATANDYVHAVGTCRMGTPGDAAAVVDTHCRVIGYEHLLVCDASVMPDLPKANTHLTTVAIAQRLVEKIAG; the protein is encoded by the coding sequence ATGCTGCAGCATCGGGTACGGCGAGCGACATCGCCGAGGCCATCTACAGCTCGGTCATCGATCGGCTTCCCCAGACGCGTCGCCAAGACGACATCGCGCTGGTCGTTCTGCGCATCGACGAGCCGACTGGGGAGCGCCGTGACCGCGTATGACGTCATCGTCGTTGGCGCCGGCTCGGCGGGCGCGGTGGTCGCAGCGGGATTGTCGGAGGATCCGAACACCTCGGTGCTGTTGCTCGAAGCCGGGCCGGATCACCGCACCGCCGATGCTCCGACCGGCCTGCGCGCGAGCAACTTCTTCAACGCGATGATGGAGCCGGGGCGTATCTGGCCGAACCTCGTCGCGACGCGTGTCGCGGGGCAGCCCGCGGCGGTGTACGTACGGGGGCGGGGCGCGGGCGGGTCGTCCTCGATCAACGCGATGGGCGCCATCCGCGGCACGGTCGACGACTACGAGCGCTGGGCCCACGAGCTCGGCTGTCCGGGTTGGGGATGGCCCGAGATGCTCGCGGCCTTCCTGCGCGTCGAGGACGACCTCGACTACGGCGGCGACGGGTTGCACGGCAAGGGTGGCCCGATCCCCCTGTCGCGGCTGCCGTTCGACGAGCTGCCGCCGCTCGACCGGGCGCTGCGGACGGCATTGGGCGATCGCGGCTACCCGGTGTGCGACGACTACCACGCGGTCGACGCCACCGGGGTCAGTCGCGCTGCGCTGACCTTGCGCGACGGCCGGCGCGTCTCGACGAACGACGCCTACCTCGAGCCCGCACGGGCGCGCGCGAACCTCGAAGTACGCGGCGACGTGCTCGTCGACCGGGTGCTGCTCGACGGGCGGCACGCGACCGGAGTTCGAACAGCCACGGGCGAGGAGATCGCCGGGCGTGACGTGATCGTCAGCGCGGGTGCGATTCACTCGCCCGCGATCCTCTTGCGATCGGGCGTCGGGCTCGACGACGGCCTACCCGTTGGCGCAAACCTGAAGGACCACGCCGCGACCGCGGGCTTCGAGATCGCGCTGACGCCCGCGGGACGGATGCGGTCGGCGAACGCCCCGGTGTTCAGCTCGATGCTGCGGTACACGTCCGGCCTCGCCGAGGCCGGCCCCAACGACATGCAGATGATCTGGTTCGACGCCGTCGGCCCGACCGAGGAGGGGCTTGCCGGTGGTCGGCTGACGGGCGCGGTCATGCGTGTGTTCTCGCGGGGTGACGTGCGGCTGCGGTCCGCAGACCCGCGGACGGATCCTATCGTCGAGTTCCACATGCTGTCGGACGCCCGCGACCGCACGCGGCTCCGTGACTGCGTCCGGCGCATGGTGGACATCGTCCGCCATCCAGCCGTCGCGTCGATCAGCGACGGTGTCCTCGCGCTCACGACACCCGTCGACGACCTCGACTCCGATGATGCGATCGACGACTGGCTCGCCGCGACCGCGAACGACTACGTCCACGCGGTCGGGACCTGTCGGATGGGCACGCCGGGCGACGCGGCTGCGGTGGTGGACACCCACTGCCGGGTCATCGGCTACGAGCATCTCCTGGTCTGTGACGCATCGGTCATGCCCGACCTGCCCAAGGCGAACACCCACCTCACGACGGTCGCGATCGCGCAGCGGCTGGTCGAGAAGATCGCCGGGTGA
- a CDS encoding ATP-binding protein, which translates to MGLRCQHDEDLVVIELVGQEPTHVADQIGLVVVEVDDVTAAFSKGLRSGHDDQFTHRGSFQAKARQEPGRVALPGGLSSGDLGTDVMPAMSLERSLAVRACFPPTAASVRAARSFVGSAVDGPAEVRDTAVLLTSELATNVVRHAATDFEVALRPLNATTVRVCVIDQSVGVPVIREKPDDAEAGRGMTLVATLAAAWGVDRQPHGKAVWFDLAPVSLRAGSGATGP; encoded by the coding sequence ATGGGCTTGCGTTGCCAGCACGACGAGGACCTCGTCGTCATCGAGCTCGTCGGTCAGGAACCCACCCACGTCGCGGACCAGATCGGCCTCGTCGTCGTAGAAGTTGACGATGTGACCGCAGCATTCTCGAAGGGGCTGCGATCGGGACATGACGATCAATTTACCCACCGCGGCTCGTTCCAAGCGAAGGCCCGTCAGGAGCCCGGTCGAGTCGCGTTGCCCGGGGGTTTGTCGTCCGGGGATTTGGGAACCGACGTCATGCCCGCAATGTCCCTGGAGCGATCCTTGGCAGTACGCGCATGCTTCCCCCCCACCGCCGCCAGCGTGCGTGCCGCTCGATCCTTCGTGGGCAGCGCCGTCGACGGACCCGCTGAGGTGCGTGACACGGCGGTTCTCCTGACGAGCGAGCTGGCGACCAATGTCGTCCGCCACGCAGCGACCGACTTCGAGGTCGCGCTCCGCCCGCTGAATGCGACGACCGTGCGGGTCTGCGTGATCGATCAGAGCGTCGGCGTGCCTGTGATCCGCGAGAAGCCGGACGATGCAGAGGCCGGACGGGGGATGACGCTGGTCGCGACGCTCGCAGCGGCGTGGGGCGTCGACCGGCAACCGCACGGCAAAGCCGTCTGGTTCGACCTCGCGCCGGTCAGTCTTCGGGCTGGATCA